The DNA sequence AGCGCCCGGTGATCGCAAAAGTCCTCGTCGGCGGTGCGGGGCCAGGTCATGTCGGTGGTGCGTAACGCGTGCGCGAGATCGGCGAGCACCTCGGCGACCGGGACCGACTGGAGCGGCATCGGTGCCTCATCGGGCTCGCGCAGCTGGTCCCACGTGGTGGCTGCGCCAGCATTCAGGAGAGCAAGCTTGTCGATCATCAGCCCGCCGACCTGGTAGATATTCGCCATCAATGTGTGTGGGTGCGGTCCGTCGTAGTCAATGAACAGGACCCGTTCGCTCTCGTACACGTCGACCGCGCGCCACGCTGCGGTCGGAGTCCACGCCGCGACGGTGTGCCAGGCCGGCAGTGGTTGGGTTTCGGCCAAGATGCCGAGGGTGTCGGTCAGCATCGAAAGGTCGGCCGCAGGTGCGACCCGCGCGAGCGCGTCGACCGCGGCCAGCGAGTGCGGGGACGGTGTGGAGCATGCTCGGCCGGTGACCTGCATGCACAGTAGGTGCTCGGGTTCGTGTTCGGTCAGTGCCGCCGTCGACCACGCCTCGCCGAGCCACCCGCTGGCCCAGGTCTCGGCGGTGAGCACATCGTCGATTTCGAGGAGTTGCCGGGCGTCGAGCAGCAGAAGATCGGCTGGGTGAAGTTGCCGAGGAGCACGGCGAACGGGTCGGCTTTTGCCGCCCTTGCGGCGGCCACGGCTCTTGGGCATATCCGCAGTCCACCACAGACATCGACCAAGGCGCCATCACGACGCGCCGTCCGGTGAGATTCCGGCGACGTCCATATCTGCCGTCACGTGACAGAAACCGTAGGTAGCCCCGGGTATCAACGCTCGCCAAACTATTCGCAATAGCCAGAACTACCTAGCGTTGCTAGCTCGCATTGCTAGCAACGGTAGGTCAGCGTTATTTGGCTGCCTAATAGCCGGGAAGGACGCGGTGCCCGTTGAGCGCGACCGCTGGTGTCGTGCGCCGTTGAAAAGTCTTCATCCACGAAGATGGGGTGAACCGTCTGCTGTGTGAGAGGGTCGACTTCGATTACCAGGCGTACGAGGCGTTCTCGGAACTGCTGGTGGGCAGGTGGTGCGGTGTCAGAGTTGCGTCTGCCCACGCTCAGGCATCATGTGTCCCTCATAGTGACGTTCTTGCGAGCTGGACCGCGAACCACGACTGCGGTTTCCACGACTGCGCGTGCCTCATCGGAAAGGGCGAGAATCGCGTGATCTCTAGCCTGGACCGTGGCCTCGTCGTAGGCGTGGACAACGACGTTGTCGTCGGCCCACACAACCGAGTGGTCACACGCTCTGATGAATGCGTGATTATGAGCTACAACGCGGCACTGGTCGAAGGCAGTAACCGTCGCGTGTGTGTAGGCCCAGACATGAACTTGCCCGGTGACTTCCACGGTCGTCGCGTCAGTGGCGACGATGTGCGCGGTCGCGGGTAGTGGTGAGTCGAGATGAATCCGTGCCTGCGATCCAGCGGTAAACCGCAAGGTCCACTCGTCGCCGGCCGATGCGAAGGTTTTGTCGTCGAGTTCGATTAGCTGACCTGCAGTGTCAACCACGACTGTTTTGGCGCCGTTGCGGAGACGCTCGCGGATCGAGTCTGCGTTGCGGCTGATGCGGGGAGGCGCCTGGACTCGGCTGACATAGACCCGTGGGTGGCGTTGGGTCGATCGGGACACGGTGTTCTTCTTACCCACGAGCGCACTCCGTTCTGTGCGAGTCGGCCACGATGATTGCCGCAGTATATGGCCGAGACTCGGTGGGGAGTGGTACCTCGCTCGGCGCGGTGGTGATCGTCCGCGGCCGGTCCGACCAGCGTTGCCCTATGTGCATGGTGCGCCGAGGATCGATGGGCATGGTTACGCCGCCTGCCTTTGGGGTGCCAGGGTGGCGCGGATCTGTTCCATGAGCGCTTTTCGGTGCTCAGGCGACGCCGCTGCGCGACGGGATCGTTCGCGTTCGGCGTCACGCTCAGCCCTGCGCTGTGCGCTGTGTGCAGCCTCTGCGGCGCGTTGCTCGCTGGGGGAGAGGCCCGACCAGTCGATTCTGGACAAACGCCAGGTCAGATATCCGATCGGCGAGCGAACAGTGTCTGGCCAGAGCTCACCTCGCGATACGGTGTCAGCGGTCAAAGCTTGGGCGATATCCCGTCCTGTCCAGCGCGTGGTGTCGATTCCTGCGCGATCGATGACGTCGCACACGGCGCCGATGTGGCCGCTGGGTGCGATGACTGGAGCTGCGGCGATCAGGGTGGAGGCGGCTCGTTGGAGATTTATCGGGCGCGGGTTCGTCTGATTCGAGGATGAGGGTTGGTTCTCGCGCGCGCACGCGCGTTTGGTGATTACTTCTCTACAAGAGATCCCCTTCGGGGAAAAACCACTCAAAGATAGGGGGTCACGGTCGCGGGCTTGGGGATTGGGATTCGATCCCGTCGGGGTGGTGGGGTGAGTGTGCTTTGCCGCGCGGTGTGTCCTGCAGTGGGAGCTGCCGCGCTTTTTTGCTTGTGGGGGAGCGGGGGTGGCTGCGACGAGGTCAGGTGGGGAGGATAGAGCCCATACGCTGGCAGCGCGGTGCTGACGTCCACCGTGGTGGACTTCTGCGGCTTGGAATTCACGCGTAGTCAGGGTACGGCCCCGTACCAGCTCGAAGCCGAGGTGTAGTGCTTTCAGCACGCGGCGACCCCGTTTGACCACCGATTCAGACACACCAGCGCGGGCGGCGAGATTCTGGACGGTGGCAGTAACGCGGCGCCCAGTTTTCGAGTCGGCTGACGACGCGTGCGCGCCAGCGATGGCGACCATACTTTCGACGCCGATCCTGTGTCGGGCGGCTGCGGCGCGGCCGGCGGCGGTCTTGGTGATCGCGTACCGGACCTGTCGCATCCATCCGTCGCGACTTGTCCAGATCGGGATGCTTGCTTCTTGGCCGGGATTGACGGGCAGCGTCCAAGATTTGCCGCGCTGATCGGTATCCGTATTGAGCTGTCGCAGCTCGTCAATCCACGGCGTCTGAAGTGGTTGCGTCGCCGGTTGCGTGGTTTGGGGAACCGGCGAGTGTGATTTATCCCACGACACGCCGAGATCGGAATGTTCAACCGTGGAAAGGGCATCAGGGTATGCGTTACCCTGGGACGTACCTAGTAGCACAGGTAATCCCTTCGGGGAATGCAGTACCGAGTCGAAGAGGCTGCACACTTCTTCTTCTCACCTCAGGGAATGACCGTCCTGCCAGACGATCGCCCTAGACGGGAGGACCTGCCAGTCCTCCCAGCGGGATTCATTGACTAAACCCACCCCCGCCCGGGGGTCCCTTTTGGGTGGTACCGCTGCTCTTGAATTAGCTATCGAGGTAGTTCCGATCCGCTAGTCGCCAGGCCCACCGCCCTCCTCAGTTAGAAGGGCCGGTACGCGCATACGCAGCACCGGAAGTCGCAGATCAGAACCCGCAGATTCCGTCGCGTAATAGGCTCCCTGGTAGGCCAACACAGGTGTAGCGCCATCGAAAGGGTCTCGCCCGAGCGGGAGTGTCGTAGCCGGCACGTGGTCTCGTTGAGACAGACACGTGACTGACTGGAAGTTCGCAGGCAGGGCAGAGTTGCGGCCGTGCGTTATCATGGAGTAAGCACCGCCTCTTCCTTTCGAGGTAGTGGTGGTCAGGGAGCTGGTAAGGTCCCGAAATTTCATACACGGACAACCCCCGACGCCGCCAAGCCCTGGGGGTTGTTCCGTGTTCAGGTGTCGTTCATGCGCCCATCGCCAATTGCTCGATGCGATGCAGTGACCCTGCAGCTTCGATTTCAAGTAGCCGGAGTTGTTCCGGTCGAATTTTCTCGCTGATGTAGTCCGGGATGTCCAGTCCGTGCGTGATGGCGAGGATAAGCACGGAGTAGTCGCCAGCAGGGATGCCGAGTTCGGCTGCCCGACTCTCGTAAACCTTGTGGTGTCTGAGGGGCGCGCGGGTAGCGATTTGCCCGCGGGGCCCCTTGTTGTGCTGTGCCATGAGGAAACCCTAGATCGAATCTGTAACCGATACGGGTAACCGGCGCTCTTCGGTGTGTCGCATGTGACTGAAGTGGCCATCGGAGGGGCTGCCTTTCATGAACGATTCGGCGTGTCAGGACTGAACGGACTTGGCCTGGGGTTTCAACGAGCCCGCTTACAGGGAGGCGCGACAAGATTGGTGATCGGGACCGATCTGCCCTGGAGAAGCGCGCTGTATCTGTACTGCTACGCGGGATGTCGGTGGAGAAGTAGGCGGACGAGCGAAGCGACCTCACGGATCTGCTCAATGGAAGCCGTCTCAGGGTCAGTAACGACCAAGTCGATGACATTGGCGAGCCTCTCTCGGGCGCCGACACTCAGGGTCGGCGCCTCAGCAGAGATCACCAAAAGGCCGCATTCGGCGAGAAGCTGTTCGGAAAGCACGGTAAGTGTCGTGACGCCGTCCGCAACGTTCCTGGCGTGGATGACATCCTCGATTGGGACGAGTTCCCACTGGCGCCCGTGGAAGTCGAGAGCATTGACGGTGGTCATGCTGCGACCCCTGTCGCACCCTGACGACGACTTGACGCCCAGGCGTTGGTAGCTGCGTTGATACGGACCACGGCGGCGTTGGCGGGTTGGGTGACGAGTTGTCCCCAGAAGGCGGAGGAGACGGTCTCGGTACCGCTGAACTCGATGCCGGCCAGGTAGTCGTACGCGTCGACTGCGGAGGCGGCGACTGCAGCCCATGCGTAGTCGGCGGCCTCGGATTGTGCACGGCCACCTTTGATTGCGGCAAGTCGATCGATGGCCTGCCAGCGTGCTTTGAGAGCGGTGACCCGGTCTGCAATTACGTCAGCATCCGCTGTCGGATCGATAGATGTTGCCCGACAGAGTTCGGCCACAGTGTGGGCGGCCGATGCGGTGAAGCCCGGGATGGTACAGAGGCCCCAGCGTGGGTTGTCGTATAGATCTGCGAACCAGTTCCAGCGAATCTCCATGGGACCTTCGGCGGCGGGAGGCGCTATCTGTCCGCTGGCCATCAGATAGACCCTGTCGGCGAGTGACGTCATGCCGCGACCTCGCGAGCTGTGCCGCCCCGGGGCTTCTGCTGCTTCTTCTTCGTCCGTCCCCGGGCAACTGCGAACGCATCGACCTCAGCGGCTTCGATCTCGCGGCCGGTGACGGTGAACAATCGTCCGGCCATAATCTGCTCACGGACTTTGACACCGGCAGCGAGCCGCTCCTCCAGTTGTGCCTCGCACTGTGCGAGCAGCGGGCATACCGAGCAGGTGGCCATCGCACGCTTCCAGGCCGCCGCCTTTGTGCTGGTGACGGTCCAGCCGGAGCCCTTACCTATGCACAGCCCCTGACCTATGTGGGACTGGGTCGCGGGCGCCTTGCCGCGGGTCTCGAGTTCGGCGGCGATCCGCCGCGACGTCGGGCATAGACGCACGTGACCGGCGTAGACGAACCCGGTCAAGTCCATGGGGGTGGTGTACGAGGGTCATCGCGTGACTCCTCGTTGGTGAGTCAGGCAGTCAAGGCCGGTGTCACCTCCTCGGTGGACTCGGTGCTGCTGTCGGTGGGCTTGTCGTTGCGGGAACGGGCCAGAACGTCCAGGCCGAGATAGCGGCGCCCTTCGATCCACTCGTCGTGTTGTTCGGCCAAGACCGCACCGACGAGCCGGATCAGGGCGGTACGATCCGGGAAGATTCCGACCACATCGGTTCTCCTGCGGATTTCCTTATTGAGGCGCTCCTGCGGATTGTTGCTCCAGATCTGTTTCCAAATCTGCTTGGGAAATGCGGTGAACGCCAACAGGTCCGGTCGTGCTGCGTCGAGGTGGTCAGCGACCCTCGGCAACTTCTCCGACAGTGCGCCGATGATTCGATCATATTGGGCATGAACAGAATCCGCGTCGGGTTGGTCGTAGACCGAGTGCAGCAACGTCTTCACCCAAGGCCACGATGCCTTCGGGGTCACCGCCATCAGGTTTGTCGAGTAATGGGTTCGGCACCTCTGCCACGAGGCGCCCGGCAGGGTCCCACCGATCGCCGCCACCAGCCCGGCGTGCGCATCGGAGGTCACCAACCGCACCCCGCCCAAACCGCGGGCGACGAGCGATCGGAAGAACGCCAGCCAGCCGGCACCGTCCTCGGACGAGGTCACATCCACGCCCAGGATCTCGCGGTAGCCCTCGGCGTTGACGCCGACCGCGACCAGGGTGTGTACATTCACCACCCGACCGTTTTCCCGCACCTTGAGCACCAGGGCGTCGGCGGCGACGAAGGTGTACGGCCCGGTATCGAGCGGGCGGCTGCGGAACGCCTCGACCTGGGTGTCGAGGTCCTTGGCCATCACGGACACCTGCGACTTGGACAGGCCGGTGATGCCCAACGTGTCGACGAGCCGGTCCATCCGCCGGGTGGAGACCCCGAGCAGGTAGCAGGTGGCAACCACGGTAGTCAGGGCCTTTTCGGCGCGTTTGCGACGCTCGAGCAACCAATCGGGGAAGTACGAACCGGACCGCAGCTTCGGGATCGCCACGTCGAGGGTGCCGACGCGGGTGTCGAAGTCGCGGTGCCGGTATCCGTTACGCGAGTTGGTGCGCTCCTCGGAGCGTTGTCCGTAGCCGGCGCCGCACAGTGCGTCGGCCTCGGCGCCCATCAGGGTGTGAATGAACATCGTCAGCAGCTCGCGCAGCAGGTCGGGGCTTGCCCCGGTGAGTCGGTCGGTCAGGATCTGCTGCAGGTCGATATCGTGGGCACTGGTCATCGCGTGGTCCTTCATCGAGTGACTTTGGTAGGTCTCTCGAAGAGTCACGCGATGGCCACCTTCGTTGGCTACGACACGCCGGTCAGATGCGGAACCGCTTCATACACCATCTTCATGGACGCAACCCCGAACCCGCACCGCCGGCACCGGCCCTCGCCGGTGTGCTCGCGTGCCATCGCACGGAGTCGACCGCTTGTGTAGCGGCCTAGAGACAGGTCCTGGGGCCGGACGGCGCCCGTGGATAGTTCGCGCAGAGCGTCAGCGACGGGCGGGCACAACGGGAGATCAGGGGTGTAGGTGAATCCGCAGGCCGTGCACGACGTGTGGTCATGGTTCGGACGATGCCTGGCCAGGATCTCGCGGAGAGGGCCGTTGGTCACGCGATCGTGTCCGTCGACCTTCTCCCGCCCAGCATGAGAACTTGCAGTCGCTAGGCGTAGAGCACCAGCGCCATCTAACGTGTTCATTTGCAGGCTCCGATCTGCATTCGAGGCCGCGGGTCGCTAACCCGCTGGTCTTATGGCTTGTCCGACTGCGCTAACAGTCGACTTGCTGTTCTGACGGTCCCCTGGCTGCGCTAACAGCCAGGGGACCGCTCACGTTTAGTGAGACCTCCATCCGAATCTATACCTATTGATTCATGAGTACCGTTATGTGCGCATCGTAACGAGGGGATTGCACAGTGTCTAGTGATGACGACTTTTCTGGTAGGGCTCAGTCTGTGAGCCGTCGAGTTATGCGCGGATTCCAGCCTGATCAACTGGAGAAAGCCCGCCGATCTGCTGGTGTATCGCAGCGCGAACTCGCGCGCCTGGCGCGGCTCAATGCCGACACGATTCGACGATGGGAACTTGGCGACTCGTCGCCCCAGGTTGATTTGCTCGCCCGTGTCACCGCCGCGATTGGGGTGTCCATTTCCGACCTCGTCAAGGTTCCGGAGAGTGAGCGCTACCCTGGCGATTGGCGGATTCTGCGAGGGCTTACCCAGCCACAGCTCGGTGCCGCTGCCGGCGTCACCACCCAAATCGTCGGAAGTGTCGAACGAGGCGAGATTTCGCTGTCTGACAACGTGGCCAGGAAGCTCTCTGCAGCGCTTCGAATCCCTGAAAGCGAACTGCGGGCGAGCTACGAGCGGGTACGAACCCGCCCCGCCGGCACTCCCGCGTAGCCCTCGGGCGTCTCGGATGCGAAGAAGACGGTTCCAGTCGTATTGGACGTGGGTGTTCGCGATCGTGGTTGTGCAGTAAGCAAAGTGAGTAATCATTCGACCTTCTCGCGAGCATGACGAAAAGCCCCTTCGAGGAGGGGCTTTCTGCGTGCTGCGCGGGCAACGCGAAAAGGTCGCGCCGCAACCTCGGGTGAGGTGCGCTGACGTCGGCCGACCGGGCACGTGCCAGAGGGGGCATCGCGCAGTCAGTCCGCTTGGCGAACTCTATGTCGAACCAACGTCGGAGGGGATATTACATAGCTTCCTCGGATTGGTGGGCGCGCCATGCCGTGAGGATGTAGTTGCGATGCCAGGTGGCTTGGGCGAGAGCGAGGGCCAAGAGACTTCCGGGTGCGACGAAGACGCGCCAATTGACCCAGGTGTCCGTGGACATCGTGTAGGCGACCACGATATTGACGGCGCCGACCGCAACCAGTGCCACGAACCAACTCCAGCTCAGGAAGCGCCAGACAGCGTCCGGTGCGCTCACCCATCGGCCGATGATGACACGCACCGGGTCACGCTTCGCGACCATCAACGACGTCAGGAAAGCGCCGGCGATTAGCCAGTACACACCTGTGGGACGCCACTTTATGAAGGTCTCGTTGTGGAACAACAGAGTCGAACCGCCGAGGACGAGCACAAGGCATAGACCGATCCACTGCAGTTTGTCGACTCGTTGGCGCCGGGCCAGCGTCACGATGATCTCGCCGACGACGCCGGCCATGACCACGACCGTCGCCGCGAAGATTCCGGCCGCCTTGTAGGTCGCCATGAATGCAACAACCAACGCGGCGTTGTAAAACACTCTCCACACGAGCTTTGTCCTCCGAAAATTTTCTCCGTCAGGAGGTTTCGTCAGGGATGGTTTCGATCTCGGGGGAGATCACCGCGACACCGATCGAGTCGCTGACGAGGGGATCGAGAAGGAAGCCCCGGAATTCGGCCTTCAGCCAGCCGCCACCGCCGCGTCGTGCCCGCACCGTGCCGGAGACCGGCCCCTTACGCACCTGCTGGACCCACTCGATGATCTTCGGCCAGTCTTCCTCATGGAGCGCGAAGGTCTGTCCGGTGCTCACGCCGTGTCCGAGGCCGGGGACGTGCTCGGTCACCCACTTCAGCCAATACGGGTACTGGTACGACAGATCCCCGACCGCGATGTACATCCCCGATGTCGATGCCAACATCGTCGACAACCATGCGTCGAGCATCGATTCATGGACAAGGGCTTCGTCGGTGCCCGCATCCCAGCAGATCCCGCGCACGCGTCTACCCGCCGGGCCCTCCACACACCGCTCGGCGTAGCGCAGCTCGCGGGTGACGTCGGCTTCCGCCCGGATGGTGAACGTGCCGTCAAACCTGTCCTTTACCTGGCAGTCTCGGATTTGGCGCACATGCCGCAAGGTGTCGGACAGGCGGGCCGAACGGGTGTAGAGATCTGCAGGACCGAAAACCGATCGATCCTGATGCCGGGTGGACATCCCGATGAGCTCGATAGCTCCGGGGTCCAACTGCAGCTGCGGTGGGGGCGGGTTGTCCTCCGAGCTCAGAACCCACTCCCAGGCCCCGACATTGGGGCGGTCCGGCGGGTTCTTCTTCGGGTCACCGCTCCAGATCTGAACTGCTACGACCACGCTCTTGTCGGGAGTCAGGATGGGGTGGGCTGCCGCGACCGGGCCCAGGGCGTCGGCGACCTTGCCCTCGAACGTCTCGATCTTGAGCTCGCGATCGGCGATGCACGTACGGATCAAACCCAGGACAGCGGTGCGTGCAGGTTCGCGAAAGACATTGCCGATCTTTCGCCAGTCGCGGTGTTTGGGGCCTTCGGCGACGACAAGGTGCTCGTCGCCGGTGCCGACGAAGACGGTCGTCCATTCGCGGATCGGGTGGGTGGGTTCGGCGGGGGCGCGCACGAGGGCATCAGCTGTCATCGGTTTATCCGTTTCTCCCGTACTGGCTTTCGGGTGGTCAGATCAGGTTTACTGGCATCTCAGTGGGGCCGTGAGTGCGCCAGGTATGTCGCCGGTCGAGTGTTTCCCATGGCTTCACCAGGGACAGGCCCGGGTGGCGTTGGAACAGGTGGCGAGTAGCGATGTCGAGCTGCATCACGGCGAGATCGGCGCCGAGACAGTAATGAGGTCCGCGGCCGAAGGCCAGGTCCGGGCGCTCGCCGCGGGCGGGGTCGTTTGTCGCCGCGCGTAGGGAGAGATACAGAGGACTGCCGGCGGGGATGCGGGTGCCGCCGACGGTGATGTCGTCAATCGGGAATCGCCGTATCGCATAGGACCCGGGCGCGGCGTCGAGGACAAGCTGCTTCACTCGGGCGCGCCAGAGCTGGTCGTCGGCGATTTCGACGAGTAGTTGGTCTCGATCGAGTCCGGCGAGAATGCCGATGGCGTTGGCGATCTGGTAGACGGAGTTCTCGAATCCGGCGAGGAACGTCAGGAACGCCAGGGAGATGAGTTCCTCTTCGGTCAGCCGGTCTTCGGCGTCGCGGGCGGTGATCCAATCGGTGATGACGTCGTCACCGGGAGATTTCCGTTTGGCCGCGATCACACGCATGAGTACGAGAACGATCGTGGTCATGGCCGGGATACGGGGGTCGTCCGCGGTGGGTTCGCCAGGATTCATTGCCATCACGGTCGCCGCGGCGGTACGGAACTCGTCGGCGTCCGTATCGGTCACGCCGAGGATCTCGGCGATGATGTCAGCAGGCAGGGGAGAAGCGTAGGCAGGGAAGAGGTCCACAACACCGGTTTCGTTCGGGTCGAGCTCGTCCAGGAGTCCGTCGACACGGGCGGTCACCATCTGCCTCACCGCTCCGATTCGTCGCCGTGAGAACGCGGGCGCTGCGAGAGCGCGGACGCGCCGGTGATCATCGGGGACCATATTGAGCAGGTTGCGGGCCAGTGCCGGTGGCAGGGGAAGACCCGGGCTGCCTGATGGGCCGCCGGGCCGGACATTGACGATTCCGGGGTCAGCGAGCAGTCGAGAGACGTCGTCGTACCGGGTGATGATCCAGACGCGCAGTCCGTCGGCGTCGGTGGCCTCGACAACTGGGCCGGCGGCGCGAAGGCGCTCATGCAAGCGATCGGCCTCCGCGACACTCAGGCCGGGCGCAAACGGATCGAGCACCAGGTTCCCTTCTGCGATGTGGCAAATACCTCAGGACGAAGATACCGGCTGACCGGGATTCTGCAGTGCTCCGGCGGCTAGGGTGCGCTACGTGAGTGCTCAGGTCGACACCGTACTGGATGAAAACGTGCACAAGGCGGATGCCGCCGACCGTCGGGGTTGGAGGAGATCCGCAGCGGTCTGCACTCTCCTCGCGCTCGGCTCGTGCCTGCTCGCCGTCGCTGTCTTGGTCCCCACCTACGGTGCCGCCAGGTTGAAGATCATCCCGCTCGATGTGCAGTCGGCGACAGTGTCGGTTGCGGAGGACGCGGCGGTGCTCAAGGCCACCTCGGTGGCTATGAAGGGTCCGCTGAAGACCGACCGGGGTGTCCCGCTGCGGATTCAGGTATACGTGACGACAGAGGATCCAGTTTCGGCCGATTCGACAACTCTGCAAGCGGCACAGAAGACGGTCCGGACCGACTGGGGCGAGGGGTTGGGCCTGGTCTCGGCAATGGTCGATCGAGTCACGATCGACCGACGATCGGGCATGCCGCTCGCCGAGCCCGTCCCGACCACTCAAGCCGAGCAGGGCAAGCCCCCAGCGGAGACGCCTCGCGAGGGAATTCAGTACAAGTTTCCGTTCGACGTCGAGAAGGTCAGCTACCCGTACTACGACGGGACGGCACGTGAGACGCATCCGATCGAGTACGTCGACGACGATCGCGTGGTCGA is a window from the Rhodococcus jostii RHA1 genome containing:
- a CDS encoding DUF3068 domain-containing protein is translated as MSAQVDTVLDENVHKADAADRRGWRRSAAVCTLLALGSCLLAVAVLVPTYGAARLKIIPLDVQSATVSVAEDAAVLKATSVAMKGPLKTDRGVPLRIQVYVTTEDPVSADSTTLQAAQKTVRTDWGEGLGLVSAMVDRVTIDRRSGMPLAEPVPTTQAEQGKPPAETPREGIQYKFPFDVEKVSYPYYDGTARETHPIEYVDDDRVVEGMRLYHFQQKIGPVNLGKSIGSVATTTLPAEKWGLPGAEPTTMDLHYSTTRDVWVEPASGAIVAVEEQPRRWLARSVDDPNAVTTLEAHTHFDDETINGLAQQAKDARTAILWGTRYVPALSAVVGIVLVGTALILARRWSRR
- a CDS encoding inner membrane-spanning protein YciB, whose amino-acid sequence is MWRVFYNAALVVAFMATYKAAGIFAATVVVMAGVVGEIIVTLARRQRVDKLQWIGLCLVLVLGGSTLLFHNETFIKWRPTGVYWLIAGAFLTSLMVAKRDPVRVIIGRWVSAPDAVWRFLSWSWFVALVAVGAVNIVVAYTMSTDTWVNWRVFVAPGSLLALALAQATWHRNYILTAWRAHQSEEAM
- a CDS encoding helix-turn-helix domain-containing protein, with product MRGFQPDQLEKARRSAGVSQRELARLARLNADTIRRWELGDSSPQVDLLARVTAAIGVSISDLVKVPESERYPGDWRILRGLTQPQLGAAAGVTTQIVGSVERGEISLSDNVARKLSAALRIPESELRASYERVRTRPAGTPA
- a CDS encoding GAF domain-containing protein, whose protein sequence is MTADALVRAPAEPTHPIREWTTVFVGTGDEHLVVAEGPKHRDWRKIGNVFREPARTAVLGLIRTCIADRELKIETFEGKVADALGPVAAAHPILTPDKSVVVAVQIWSGDPKKNPPDRPNVGAWEWVLSSEDNPPPPQLQLDPGAIELIGMSTRHQDRSVFGPADLYTRSARLSDTLRHVRQIRDCQVKDRFDGTFTIRAEADVTRELRYAERCVEGPAGRRVRGICWDAGTDEALVHESMLDAWLSTMLASTSGMYIAVGDLSYQYPYWLKWVTEHVPGLGHGVSTGQTFALHEEDWPKIIEWVQQVRKGPVSGTVRARRGGGGWLKAEFRGFLLDPLVSDSIGVAVISPEIETIPDETS
- a CDS encoding IS256 family transposase; amino-acid sequence: MTSAHDIDLQQILTDRLTGASPDLLRELLTMFIHTLMGAEADALCGAGYGQRSEERTNSRNGYRHRDFDTRVGTLDVAIPKLRSGSYFPDWLLERRKRAEKALTTVVATCYLLGVSTRRMDRLVDTLGITGLSKSQVSVMAKDLDTQVEAFRSRPLDTGPYTFVAADALVLKVRENGRVVNVHTLVAVGVNAEGYREILGVDVTSSEDGAGWLAFFRSLVARGLGGVRLVTSDAHAGLVAAIGGTLPGASWQRCRTHYSTNLMAVTPKASWPWVKTLLHSVYDQPDADSVHAQYDRIIGALSEKLPRVADHLDAARPDLLAFTAFPKQIWKQIWSNNPQERLNKEIRRRTDVVGIFPDRTALIRLVGAVLAEQHDEWIEGRRYLGLDVLARSRNDKPTDSSTESTEEVTPALTA
- a CDS encoding cytochrome P450 gives rise to the protein MHERLRAAGPVVEATDADGLRVWIITRYDDVSRLLADPGIVNVRPGGPSGSPGLPLPPALARNLLNMVPDDHRRVRALAAPAFSRRRIGAVRQMVTARVDGLLDELDPNETGVVDLFPAYASPLPADIIAEILGVTDTDADEFRTAAATVMAMNPGEPTADDPRIPAMTTIVLVLMRVIAAKRKSPGDDVITDWITARDAEDRLTEEELISLAFLTFLAGFENSVYQIANAIGILAGLDRDQLLVEIADDQLWRARVKQLVLDAAPGSYAIRRFPIDDITVGGTRIPAGSPLYLSLRAATNDPARGERPDLAFGRGPHYCLGADLAVMQLDIATRHLFQRHPGLSLVKPWETLDRRHTWRTHGPTEMPVNLI